A genomic region of Arachis stenosperma cultivar V10309 chromosome 9, arast.V10309.gnm1.PFL2, whole genome shotgun sequence contains the following coding sequences:
- the LOC130950823 gene encoding protein NPGR2-like has translation MRVIRNWIVSKKRKFLGIEERLEKMINCMRSGEQVAVDEIGGYSSESLATRDYSATASGYSSRPGAAEFDPKLDNSNIEEAESTLRESGYLNYEEARALLGRLEYQKGNFEAALHVFEGIDIAAVAPKMKISISRRCERNMNRRRSLSDAAPPMSIHAVSLLLEAVLLKAKSLQILGRFQEAARSCKTILDTVESALPEGWPENFDLDRKLQETIRNAVELLPELWNLAGSHQHVISSFRRALLYPWNLDIETTSRIQKEFAMFLLYSGCEASPPSLRSQLDGSFVPRNNIEEAVLLLLILLRNSAIGSIEWDPSVVDHLSFALTVSGEFKTLAQQVEELLPETMERKERHYILALCYFGEGEHMIALDLLRNSLNDRENSECKQELLLASKICADNMVCVEDGIKYSCKAISQLDGKCMQAVAIAYCLLGVLLSSKSRLIASDSEKVLMQSEALRALKTAERTMSESDPYIVLHLCLEYAEQRNLSIAFCHAKELVKLEGGSSVAAYVLLARILSAQKNFVDAELVIDAAIDQSGKWDQGELLRTKAKLRIAQGRLRSAVETYTFLLAVLQVQNKSLGTANKVMKSKRNRNRNLEMEIWHDLANLYIALSQWRDAEVCLAKSKAINPYSASRWHSTGLLFKARDQQQEALNAFRKALDIEPNHVPSLISTACVLRQLGGQSSSIVRSLLSDALRLDRTNPNAWYNLGLLYKHDLGTSALEAAECFEAAAHLEETSPIEPFR, from the exons ATGAGAGTTATTAGGAATTGGATTGTAAGTAAGAAGAGAAAGTTTCTTGGGATTGAGGAGAGATTGGAGAAGATGATCAATTGCATGCGTTCTGGGGAACAGGTTGCTGTTGATGAGATTGGTGGTTATTCATCAGAGTCACTTGCAACAAGGGACTATTCAGCTACAGCGAGTGGCTATTCATCTAGGCCTGGTGCTGCTGAATTTGATCCAAAGTTGGATAATAGCAACATTGAAGAAGCAGAGTCCACACTTCGTGAAAGTGGTTACTTGAACTATGAG GAAGCTAGAGCTTTACTAGGAAGGCTTGAATACCAGAAGGGTAATTTTGAAGCTGCACTTCATGTATTTGAAGGAATAGACATTGCTGCTGTTGCTCCAAAGATGAAAATTTCTATATCTAGAAGATGTGAACGGAATATGAATAGACGCCGTTCGTTGAGTGATGCAGCGCCTCCTATGTCCATTCATGCTGTTAGTCTACTTCTTGAAGCTGTTTTGCTCAAGGCAAAGTCATTGCAGATTCTTGGAAGGTTTCAAG AAGCTGCTAGATCATGCAAGACTATTTTGGACACTGTTGAATCTGCATTACCTGAAGGATGGCCTGAGAACTTTGATTTAGACAGAAAGTTACAAGAGACTATAAGAAATGCTGTAGAACTACTTCCAGAGCTATGGAACCTTGCCGGCTCTCATCAACATGTCATATCATCATTTAGGAGGGCCTTGCTTTATCCATGGAATCTTGACATTGAAACAACTTCAAGAATTCAAAAGGAATTTGCTATGTTTCTTCTGTATAGCGGCTGTGAAGCGAGTCCTCCTTCGCTTCGCTCTCAATTGGACGGTTCCTTTGTCCCAAGAAACAATATAGAAGAAGCTGTTCTCTTGCTTCTTATTCTGCTGAGAAATTCTGCTATAGGAAGCATTGAATGGGACCCTTCAGTAGTTGATCATCTTTCTTTTGCTCTAACTGTTTCCGGGGAGTTCAAGACACTGGCTCAACAGGTTGAGGAATTGCTTCCGGAaaccatggagaggaaagaaagaCATTATATTCTAGCACTTTGTTACTTTGGTGAAGGTGAGCACATGATTGCTTTGGATCTTTTGAGGAACTCTTTGAATGATAGAGAGAACTCCGAGTGCAAACAGGAACTGCTTCTAGCTTCAAAAATTTGTGCAGATAACATGGTTTGTGTTGAGGATGGAATCAAATATTCTTGCAAAGCAATTTCTCAGTTGGATGGAAAGTGCATGCAAGCGGTAGCAATTGCATATTGCTTACTAGGTGTTCTGCTCTCATCGAAATCAAGGTTGATAGCTTCTGATTCAGAGAAAGTTTTAATGCAATCCGAAGCACTGAGGGCTCTGAAAACGGCAGAGAGAACGATGAGTGAGAGTGATCCTTACATAGTCCTTCATCTTTGTCTAGAATACGCCGAGCAGCGGAACTTGAGCATTGCTTTTTGTCATGCAAAGGAACTGGTTAAGCTTGAGGGTGGATCTAGTGTTGCTGCATATGTATTACTTGCAAGGATTTTATCAGCTCAAAAGAATTTTGTGGATGCAGAGTTGGTTATTGATGCTGCCATAGATCAAAGTGGGAAATGGGATCAAGGAGAGTTGTTGAGAACCAAAGCAAAACTCCGGATTGCACAGGGAAGATTAAGGAGTGCAGTGGAGACATATACTTTCCTCCTTGCTGTGCTTCAAGTCCAAAACAAAAGTTTGGGCACTGCAAATAAGGTTATGAAG AGTAAGAGAAACCGCAACAGAAATCTGGAGATGGAAATATGGCATGATTTGGCCAACTTGTACATTGCTTTATCACAATGGCGAGATGCTGAAGTTTGTCTTGCAAAGTCTAAGGCTATTAATCCTTATTCTGCTTCTAGATGGCACTCCACAG GTTTACTTTTCAAGGCCAGAGATCAGCAGCAAGAAGCATTGAATGCATTTAGGAAAGCACTAGACATCGAACCAAACCATGTGCCAAGTTTGATATCAACAGCATGTGTTCTGAGACAGCTTGGTGGCCAATCATCTTCAATTGTGAGAAGCCTTCTGAGTGATGCACTAAGGCTTGACAGAACAAACCCAAATGCTTGGTACAATCTTGGACTGCTCTACAAACATGATTTGGGCACATCTGCATTGGAA
- the LOC130947315 gene encoding glycine-rich cell wall structural protein-like has product MVRVDKRVAAVLLLLCVNAFVANVVVARNLASVNEEKNFGFGKGGGFGGGFGGGGGAGGGFGGGFGGGAGGGAGGGGGFGGGAGGGGGHGLGGGVGGGFGKGGGIGGGIGKGGGFGGGGGAGGGAGGGGGLGGGHGIGGGAGGGFGKGGGLGGGHGGGAGGGGGLGGGHGIGGGAGGGFGGGHGGGLGGGHGGGLGGGHGGGLGGGGGFGKGGGLGGGHGFGGGAGGGFGKGGGLGGGHGGGFGGGAGGGFGKGGGLGGGVGGGHGIGGGAGGGFGKGGGLGGGIGKGGGLGGGAGGGFGKGGGLGGGVGGGFGKGGGLGGGIGKGGGFGGGVGGGSGGGIGGGFGKGGGFGGGIGGGSGGGFGGGGGGGGGGGGGVGGGFGGGAGGGFGGGAGGGAGGGFGGGGGAGGGGGIGFHH; this is encoded by the coding sequence ATGGTACGAGTTGACAAAAGAGTTGCAGCAGTGTTGCTGTTGCTGTGTGTTAATGCTTTTGTGGCCAATGTTGTGGTTGCAAGGAATTTGGCGAGTGTGAATGAGGAGAAGAACTTCGGATTTGGAAAGGGAGGTGGTTTTGGAGGAGGgtttggtggtggtggaggagcTGGTGGTGGTTTTGGGGGTGGCTTTGGAGGTGGTGCAGGCGGTGGGGCTGGAGGTGGAGGAGGCTTTGGTGGTGGTGCAGGTGGCGGTGGGGGACATGGACTTGGAGGAGGTGTTGGTGGTGGGTTTGGTAAAGGAGGAGGGATCGGTGGTGGAATAGGTAAGGGTGGAGGATTTGGTGGAGGCGgtggtgctggtggtggtgCTGGCGGTGGTGGAGGGCTTGGTGGAGGACATGGCATTGGTGGCGGTGCCGGTGGTGGATTTGGGAAGGGTGGAGGTCTTGGTGGCGGACATGGTGGTGGTGCTGGCGGTGGTGGAGGGCTTGGTGGAGGACATGGCATTGGTGGTGGTGCCGGTGGAGGGTTTGGTGGTGGACACGGTGGTGGACTTGGTGGTGGACACGGTGGAGGACTTGGTGGTGGACATGGTggtggacttggtggtggtggcGGCTTTGGAAAAGGTGGTGGTCTTGGTGGAGGACATGGGTTCGGTGGCGGTGCCGGTGGCGGATTTGGAAAGGGTGGAGGTCTTGGTGGTGGACACGGTGGTGGATTTGGTGGTGGTGCCGGTGGTGGTTTCGGAAAAGGTGGAGGACTTGGCGGTGGTGTTGGTGGAGGACATGGAATTGGTGGTGGTGCCGGTGGTGGGTTTGGAAAGGGTGGTGGACTTGGAGGTGGAATTGGCAAAGGGGGAGGATTAGGTGGTGGTGCTGGTGGCGGCTTTGGAAAAGGTGGTGGTTTAGGTGGTGGTGTTGGTGGTGGATTTGGAAAGGGTGGTGGCCTTGGAGGAGGAATTGGCAAAGGTGGTGGTTTTGGTGGCGGTGTTGGAGGAGGCTCAGGTGGCGGCATTGGTGGAGGATTTGGTAAAGGTGGAGGTTTCGGTGGTGGTATTGGAGGGGGATCTGGTGGTGGCTTCGGAggaggtggaggtggaggtggaggtggaggtggaggtgTAGGTGGTGGATTTGGTGGAGGAGCAGGAGGCGGGTTTGGTGGAGGAGCTGGTGGGGGAGCTGGTGGCGGATTTGGCGGCGGTGGCGGAGCTGGTGGAGGTGGTGGCATTGGATTTCACCACTGA